In one window of Helianthus annuus cultivar XRQ/B chromosome 17, HanXRQr2.0-SUNRISE, whole genome shotgun sequence DNA:
- the LOC110921779 gene encoding synaptotagmin-2 produces the protein MGFISMLLGFSGFGIGVSAGLIIGYYLFIYFQPTDVKKPDIRPLVERDSDTLQNMLSEIPLWVKNPDFDRVDWLNKFIEYMWPYLDKAICKTAKEIAKPIIAEQIPKFKVDSVEFETLTLGTLPPTFQGMKVYVTDEKELIMEPSLKWAGNPNVTVVARAFGLKATVQVVDLQVFAAPRITLKPLVPSFPCFAKICVSLMEKPHVDFGLRLFGADLMSIPGLYRFVQEQIKDQVANMYLWPRTLEVQILDPSKALKKPVGILHVKVLKAMKLRKKDVLGASDPYVKIKLTESKLPSKKTTVKHKNLNPVWDEEFNMVVKDPESQAVEFQVYDWEQVGKHDKMGMNVVPLKELAPDEPKTVTLDLLKTMDPNDVQNEKSRGQIVVELLYKPFKDEDMPTFEDAGAVPKASEKTPPGGGELVVRVHEAQDVEGKHHTNPYVRILFKGEEKKTKHVKKNRDPRWDAEFKFTLEEPPVNDKLHVEVCSASSKIGLLHPKESLGYVDISLGDVVHNRRINEKYHLIDSRNGKIQIELQWRTVS, from the exons ATGGGTTTCATCAGTATGTTGTTGGGATTTTCTGGTTTTGGAATTGGAGTTTCTGCTGGGCTCATCATTGGTTATTATCTGTTCATCTACTTTCAACCCACAGATGTCAAG AAACCTGATATTCGTCCTTTGGTTGAACGAGACTCTGATACGCTGCAAAATATGCTTTCGGAGATACcattgtgggttaaaaacccggATTTTGATCGG GTTGATTGGCTTAACAAGTTCATTGAATACATGTGGCCTTATCTTGAcaag GCAATATGCAAGACTGCAAAGGAGATTGCAAAGCCCATTATTGCTGAACAAATACCAAAGTTCAAAGTTGATTCGGTTGAGTTCGAGACTCTTACATTAGGGACTTTGCCTCCTACTTTTCAAG gGATGAAGGTCTATGTTACTGATGAGAAGGAGCTGATCATGGAACCATCCCTAAAATGGGCTGGAAATCCTAACGTTACTGTTGTTGCTAGAGCATTTGGTTTAAAAGCAACCGTTCAG GTGGTGGATTTACAAGTCTTTGCTGCACCTCGTATCACACTTAAACCTCTTGTTCCCAGCTTTCCTTGCTTCGCTAAAATCTGTGTGTCTCTCATGGAGAAG CCACATGTTGATTTTGGGCTCAGGCTGTTCGGGGCTGACCTAATGTCAATTCCTGGATTGTATAGGTTTGTCCAG GAACAAATCAAAGATCAAGTTGCCAACATGTATCTTTGGCCTAGAACTCTAGAAGTACAAATATTGGATCCATCCAA AGCCCTAAAGAAACCTGTAGGAATCCTTCATGTGAAGGTTTTGAAGGCAAtgaagttgagaaagaaagacgTTTTAGGTGCTTCTGATCCTTATGTGAAAATAAAGCTCACCGAAAGTAAGCTTCCATCAAAGAAGACAACCGTCAAGCATAAGAATTTGAATCCGGTATGGGACGAAGAATTCAATATGGTTGTTAAAGATCCCGAATCACAAGCTGTCGAATTCCAAGTTTATGATTGGGAACAGGTTGGCAAACATGACAAGATGGGCATGAATGTTGTTCCCTTGAAGGAACTCGCACCCGATGAGCCCAAAACCGTGACTCTCGATCTCTTGAAAACTATGGATCCCAATGACGTTCAAAACGAGAAATCACGAGGCCAGATTGTGGTAGAATTGCTATATAAACCTTTCAAGGACGAAGATATGCCGACCTTCGAAGATGCTGGTGCTGTTCCGAAGGCGTCTGAAAAAACACCGCCAGGTGGCGGTGAACTAGTGGTTCGGGTTCATGAAGCTCAAGATGTTGAGGGAAAACACCACACCAATCCTTATGTCAGGATCCTTTTCAAAGGAGAGGAGAAAAAAACAAAG CATGTAAAGAAGAACAGAGATCCAAGATGGGATGCAGAATTCAAGTTCACGTTAGAAGAGCCTCCCGTGAATGATAAGTTGCATGTAGAAGTTTGTAGTGCTTCGTCCAAGATTGGGCTATTGCATCCTAAG GAATCATTGGGTTATGTTGACATCAGCTTGGGGGATGTTGTGCACAACAGAAGGATTAATGAGAAGTACCATCTTATTGATTCAAGGAATGGGAAGATCCAAATTGAGCTGCAATGGAGGACTGTTTCTTGA